In the genome of Triticum urartu cultivar G1812 chromosome 5, Tu2.1, whole genome shotgun sequence, one region contains:
- the LOC125510821 gene encoding uncharacterized protein LOC125510821, translated as MSRASPWTPANLQPDCREDKKRRLPQGHTGKVVSSSGSAHEDLDDMFASLSIDSVLAQENSGDRSKERKRKSCQESAGNLTNALSDDVLENMFASLSIDSRVTSTASTRSGKGSFIILDDNILAGGNSDCTTSTDSRRPRSEVFIERVNDLLLHHDGTGVRVFEVRFDLNSTHAAHLDKWVQFASEAGAQDVKLSLCKDMTSCPEHLVTANRYNFPLHCFGDGRQRSSMRKLDLTNCIFTPPLDSSAFSSLVCLYLVRATITDAGVQNICSCCPILRHLRLARCDDLVNVRISHEVLICLDIFRCKKLVSVEIHATCLLIFEYDGHEVHINYASTPSMRFLANNFKNRNSYLSDGVEAMKRIRKITLTFLWPSEKPSYTLYAIKFPALQFINLFILPSWNNVRGVAYLVKATPCLKRLRLEARSGDHHYRDDIQVSWPEGISLKRLRFITVGGFAAQAPLVELLVCLVHAGARSRRTYLQIDPHHHLCKGLGRWVREEDVGDKPARDRAREAARETLRSRLPPSVKLVIK; from the exons ATGAGCCGCGCATCACCGTGGACGCCGGCAAACCTACAACCAG ATTGTCGCGAGGATAAGAAGAGGAGATTACCCCAAGGTCACACTGGAAAGGTCGTAAGCAGCAGCGGATCGGCACATGAAGATCTCGACGACATGTTTGCGTCGCTGTCCATCGACAGCGTCCTCGCTCAAGAAAATTCAG GAGATCGTTCCAAGGAAAGGAAGAGAAAATCATGCCAAGAAAGTGCTGGAAATTTGACTAACGCTTTATCGGATGATGTTTTGGAAAACATGTTTGCGTCGCTTTCGATCGATTCTAGAGTGACAAGTACTGCTTCCACAAGATCGGGGAAAGGATCTTTTATTATTCTTGATGACAATATTCTCGCTGGAGGTAATTCAGATTGCACCACTTCCACTGACTCTAGGAGGCCAAGGTCAGAGGTATTCATTGAAAGGGTAAATGACCTGTTGCTGCACCATGATGGAACTGGTGTTCGAGTGTTCGAGGTTCGTTTTGATTTGAACTCCACTCATGCTGCCCACCTTGACAAATGGGTCCAGTTTGCGTCAGAGGCGGGTGCACAAGATGTGAAACTTAGCTTGTGTAAAGACATGACATCTTGTCCGGAGCATTTGGTGACTGCAAATCGTTATAACTTCCCTTTGCATTGCTTTGGCGATGGGCGACAAAGATCCTCGATGCGGAAGCTAGACCTGACGAATTGCATATTCACGCCACCGCTGGATTCCAGTGCCTTTTCCTCCCTTGTATGCCTTTATCTAGTACGTGCCACAATAACCGACGCCGGCGTCCAGAACATTTGCTCTTGCTGCCCTATTCTCCGCCATTTGAGACTGGCACGATGTGACGATCTTGTTAATGTAAGGATTTCCCATGAAGTGCTGATATGTTTGGATATATTTCGTTGCAAAAAGCTGGTGAGTGTTGAGATTCACGCCACCTGCCTACTCATCTTCGAGTATGATGGGCATGAGGTACACATCAATTATGCTAGTACCCCCAGTATGAGGTTTTTGGCAAATAATTTCAAGAACCGAAATAGTTATCTTTCGGACGGTGTAgaagccatgaaaaggatcagaaaAATCACCTTGACATTTCTTTGGCCATCGGAG AAGCCCAGTTATACACTTTACGCGATCAAATTCCCAGCATTACAGTTCATCAACCTATTTATTTTGCCATCTTGGAATAATGTTCGTGGAGTAGCTTATCTCGTCAAGGCAACTCCTTGTCTTAAAAGACTCCGGCTAGAA GCACGCAGCGGAGACCACCATTATCGGGACGACATCCAGGTCAGCTGGCCCGAGGGCATCTCTCTCAAGAGGCTCCGTTTCATCACCGTGGGCGGTTTCGCCGCCCAGGCCCCGCTGGTCGAGCTCTTGGTGTGCCTGGTGCACGCGGGCGCCCGGTCGAGGAGGACGTATCTCCAGATCGACCCGCACCACCATCTCTGCAAAGGGCTGGGCAGGTGGGTCAGGGAGGAAGACGTCGGCGACAAGCCTGCGAGGgaccgcgcgagggaggccgCCAGGGAGACCCTCCGCTCCAGGCTCCCGCCGTCTGTGAAGCTCGTCATCAAATGA